From Cecembia calidifontis, one genomic window encodes:
- the scpB gene encoding SMC-Scp complex subunit ScpB has product MEFLHKHIEALIFCSPSPLGVDEIQKCLTEMFESEVPKEHILEAITVLQEKYSHDDFSFALEHLGGGYQFLTKPAYQSSISILLRQQSQKRLSTAQLETLSIIAYKQPVTKTEVEQIRGVSCDYSIQKLLEKELIVIKGKSDSVGKPMLYGTSDKFMEYFGINNLGDLPQPKDFTSESNQIGEEKDQLSQ; this is encoded by the coding sequence TTGGAATTTCTACACAAACATATTGAGGCTTTAATTTTCTGTTCACCATCTCCGTTGGGCGTTGATGAAATTCAAAAATGCCTAACGGAGATGTTTGAATCAGAGGTTCCAAAGGAGCATATTTTGGAGGCCATTACGGTACTTCAAGAAAAATACAGCCATGATGATTTTTCATTTGCACTGGAACACTTGGGAGGGGGATATCAGTTTTTGACCAAACCTGCCTACCAGAGCAGTATTTCAATCTTACTCAGGCAGCAGTCCCAGAAAAGGCTTTCCACTGCCCAACTGGAGACGCTCTCTATTATTGCTTACAAGCAACCCGTAACCAAAACTGAAGTAGAACAGATCCGTGGTGTAAGCTGTGACTATTCTATCCAAAAATTATTGGAAAAGGAGCTGATTGTCATCAAAGGCAAATCTGACAGTGTTGGCAAACCTATGCTTTACGGCACCAGTGACAAATTCATGGAATACTTTGGCATCAACAACCTGGGCGACCTTCCTCAACCCAAAGACTTTACCTCAGAATCCAATCAAATTGGAGAAGAAAAGGATCAGCTTTCGCAATAA
- a CDS encoding TraR/DksA family transcriptional regulator, with the protein MSQEEKTAYSPEELKEFEEIILQKLAVAKEELTSLKETLSKKNDSGTDFTASTSKLLEDGADTLERESLSQLAARQQKFIINLENALIRIKNGTYGVCVDTGKLIAKERLKAVPHTMHSIEAKLAKK; encoded by the coding sequence ATGAGCCAAGAAGAAAAAACTGCGTATTCCCCTGAGGAATTAAAGGAATTTGAAGAAATCATTCTTCAAAAACTGGCTGTTGCCAAAGAAGAGCTCACTTCGCTAAAAGAAACATTGAGCAAGAAAAATGATAGCGGGACGGATTTTACGGCCTCAACCTCCAAACTTTTGGAAGACGGAGCAGACACGCTGGAAAGAGAAAGTCTAAGCCAGTTAGCCGCGAGACAGCAGAAATTTATCATCAACCTGGAAAATGCGCTTATCAGAATCAAAAATGGCACTTACGGTGTATGCGTGGACACAGGTAAACTGATAGCTAAAGAACGCTTGAAAGCTGTTCCCCACACCATGCATTCCATAGAGGCTAAACTTGCAAAGAAATAA
- a CDS encoding lamin tail domain-containing protein translates to MFGVFLKRIVIAAAFLGLFFENGLFAQIQDFESNFRIVDHPQEFLPDWSANEVRSTAARVFQANSEGRFGSRALGVQPISSFTGQIYTHFHPQDYIAPKIAFFAKTRQNGSGSRPAMLSISFSKSGFDQWEYTLPVGDASSFPNQNTEYRLFEIPVPQAFREEEKVFVKIQVLYGPGTGSAARFFMDDFGIYNGDEVVDPIITRSAYLLDPYRLALHLDKAILQPVKSQVRISGFSNFELLFPADTLLVLESIDPFPKGSFPIHLENLRDKNGTVTPLTTAVMDNSYIEIGETLFIRPDQLLVSFSHEFLESSVTQTSNFLLGNQNPIAIETLENRFQAILTFRNPFNLNSFLVLEARGIQNKDQIGREGMLRRSFAYRDFIEDLFLIEQDIIDILHELDIDPSSISAPSFKIEDFEEVSFEVLLPSPARIQLIARLPFEEGPVFSLLIPHRKSSRGFPIHASKRDFFWDRTAPELVQVLPVDRNKVLAVFSEALDPAFMLVSSNFSIGQRNPNQILLQNNNSQALLSFPISFENGQQYTLTIQRAVDITGNSAENLSFSFVFDLGQRIGFKEIVINEVMPAPRAGNPIPNVEYVELYNTTDKSIYLGGMQLANSRRNTTLPSAVLGPKSYLILCPRARISDLAPFGEVLGLTNWPTLLNSSDQVKLLDSQGEVLDSLNYTTASFGGSAFAQGGFSLEIANPYLSCYLPSNLKASQHEKRGTPGKKNSVYESSPDLSKPRFIRSSWLGNRQVLFTFSKILNPNTHSLSVEISPTIEIARIATGSSPDQLWIEFKEELKEGIRYILKFKNLRDCIGNLLDEDAFVWMVRPSTASAGDIVINEVLFNARVNAPKFVEIYNHSDKFINLKDWKLANFNSSQEIANRRILFADDFIIEPFSFLVFTTDAEKLHQEYPKGDRSRFVAYSSLPSYPISSGNVVLLNPEENIREIFSYHERMHHPLLRERRGVSLERLSPFKPVDAPNNWQSASASSGFATPGIRNSQIFESQEGIGISISPKVFAPDIPGQPAFVTIGYKMEAPGKTANIRIYAVNGSLIREICQNAVLGEEGFFLWDGTDLQGRKVRPGHYIVWAEIYDLDGTIKRIKNTAVVGTNF, encoded by the coding sequence ATGTTTGGTGTTTTTTTAAAACGGATAGTCATTGCTGCTGCCTTTCTGGGTCTGTTTTTTGAAAATGGGCTCTTCGCACAAATCCAGGACTTTGAAAGCAATTTCAGGATTGTGGACCACCCCCAGGAATTCTTGCCCGACTGGTCGGCCAATGAGGTAAGGAGTACGGCTGCACGGGTATTTCAGGCCAATTCAGAGGGTCGTTTTGGCTCCCGGGCTTTAGGGGTACAACCTATCAGTTCTTTTACCGGACAAATTTATACCCATTTTCATCCCCAAGACTACATAGCTCCTAAAATTGCCTTTTTTGCAAAAACAAGACAGAATGGGAGCGGATCGAGACCTGCCATGCTGAGTATATCTTTTTCAAAATCAGGTTTTGACCAATGGGAGTATACCCTGCCTGTCGGGGATGCATCGAGTTTCCCCAATCAGAATACAGAGTACCGCCTCTTCGAAATCCCCGTTCCCCAAGCGTTTAGAGAGGAAGAAAAGGTTTTTGTCAAAATACAAGTGCTGTATGGACCGGGAACAGGTTCCGCCGCCCGCTTTTTTATGGATGATTTTGGTATTTACAATGGTGATGAAGTAGTCGATCCGATTATCACCCGTTCAGCTTATCTCCTCGATCCTTACCGTTTAGCTTTACATTTGGACAAAGCTATTTTGCAACCTGTCAAATCCCAAGTAAGGATTTCGGGCTTTTCAAATTTCGAGTTGCTTTTCCCGGCTGACACCTTACTGGTTTTGGAATCCATTGATCCATTTCCGAAGGGGAGTTTCCCCATTCATTTGGAAAACCTAAGGGATAAAAACGGTACAGTCACCCCGCTCACGACTGCAGTGATGGATAATTCATATATTGAAATTGGTGAGACCCTATTCATCCGCCCCGATCAATTGCTGGTAAGTTTCAGTCATGAATTTTTGGAATCCTCAGTCACCCAAACCTCAAATTTCTTGCTCGGAAACCAAAACCCAATAGCCATAGAAACATTGGAAAATAGGTTTCAGGCAATCCTGACTTTCAGGAACCCATTTAACCTGAACTCATTTCTGGTCTTGGAAGCCAGAGGGATTCAAAATAAAGACCAAATCGGCAGGGAAGGAATGCTGCGCAGGTCCTTTGCTTATAGGGATTTTATAGAAGACTTATTTCTTATTGAACAGGACATAATTGATATTTTGCATGAATTGGACATTGACCCGTCCTCTATCAGTGCACCAAGTTTCAAAATTGAAGATTTTGAGGAAGTATCTTTTGAGGTCCTACTCCCTTCTCCCGCCAGGATTCAATTGATCGCACGGCTACCTTTTGAAGAAGGGCCAGTATTCAGTCTTTTGATCCCGCACAGAAAAAGCAGCAGAGGCTTCCCTATCCATGCCTCCAAAAGGGATTTCTTTTGGGACAGGACAGCCCCCGAACTGGTTCAGGTTTTACCCGTGGACAGAAATAAAGTGCTGGCTGTTTTTTCCGAAGCACTTGATCCTGCTTTTATGCTTGTTTCCAGTAATTTTTCCATCGGCCAAAGAAATCCCAATCAGATACTTTTACAGAACAACAATAGCCAGGCTTTACTCAGCTTTCCAATTTCCTTTGAAAATGGCCAACAGTATACACTCACTATTCAAAGGGCTGTGGACATTACTGGAAACTCCGCTGAAAACTTATCTTTTTCATTTGTATTTGACTTAGGTCAGAGAATAGGTTTTAAAGAAATTGTCATCAATGAAGTTATGCCTGCCCCCCGTGCCGGAAATCCAATCCCCAATGTGGAATATGTAGAACTGTATAACACCACAGACAAAAGCATTTATCTGGGCGGCATGCAATTGGCAAACTCAAGGAGAAACACCACCTTACCTTCAGCTGTGCTGGGGCCAAAATCTTACCTGATACTATGCCCCAGGGCCCGGATATCGGATTTAGCACCTTTTGGAGAGGTACTAGGACTTACCAACTGGCCCACTTTGCTCAATTCTTCCGACCAGGTCAAGCTCCTCGACAGTCAAGGAGAGGTGTTGGACAGTCTGAATTACACGACGGCTTCATTTGGGGGCAGTGCTTTTGCCCAGGGAGGATTTAGTCTTGAAATTGCAAATCCCTATTTATCCTGTTATTTGCCCAGCAACCTGAAGGCATCACAGCATGAGAAAAGAGGTACACCAGGCAAAAAAAATTCTGTCTATGAGAGTTCGCCCGACCTGAGCAAACCAAGATTTATTAGAAGCAGTTGGCTGGGAAACCGGCAGGTATTGTTCACTTTTTCAAAAATCCTAAATCCAAACACCCATTCCCTGTCAGTAGAGATCAGTCCAACCATTGAAATTGCACGGATTGCAACTGGTTCTTCCCCCGATCAGCTCTGGATAGAATTCAAAGAGGAGCTCAAAGAAGGCATACGTTATATCCTGAAATTTAAAAATCTCAGGGATTGCATCGGAAATTTGTTGGATGAAGATGCATTCGTTTGGATGGTCAGGCCCAGCACAGCTTCAGCCGGTGACATTGTCATCAATGAGGTGCTTTTCAATGCCCGGGTCAATGCTCCAAAATTTGTGGAAATTTACAACCACAGCGACAAATTTATTAATCTGAAGGATTGGAAACTGGCCAATTTCAACAGTTCCCAGGAAATAGCCAACCGGAGAATCCTTTTTGCTGATGATTTTATTATCGAACCCTTTAGCTTTTTGGTTTTTACTACCGATGCAGAAAAACTTCACCAAGAATACCCGAAAGGGGACAGAAGCAGGTTCGTTGCATACAGCAGCTTGCCAAGTTATCCCATATCCAGCGGTAATGTGGTACTACTCAATCCTGAGGAGAATATCAGGGAAATTTTCTCATACCATGAGCGGATGCACCACCCTTTACTCAGAGAAAGACGGGGAGTATCACTGGAAAGACTTTCTCCCTTCAAACCGGTAGATGCCCCCAACAACTGGCAATCTGCCTCGGCCTCCTCGGGCTTTGCCACGCCTGGCATTAGAAACTCACAGATTTTTGAAAGCCAGGAAGGAATCGGGATATCGATTAGCCCCAAGGTATTTGCTCCGGATATCCCAGGACAGCCGGCTTTTGTGACGATAGGATATAAGATGGAAGCACCTGGCAAAACTGCCAATATCAGAATTTATGCAGTGAATGGCTCCCTGATCAGAGAAATCTGCCAAAATGCTGTTTTGGGAGAGGAAGGATTTTTCCTCTGGGACGGAACAGACTTACAAGGAAGAAAGGTTAGACCGGGACATTATATTGTATGGGCCGAAATCTATGATTTAGACGGTACGATAAAGAGAATAAAAAATACGGCGGTAGTGGGAACAAATTTCTAA
- a CDS encoding aspartate-semialdehyde dehydrogenase, which translates to MKLAVVGATGLVGSEILEVLDEHNFPFDELLLVASERSAGKKMTFKGKEYTVMGLKQAVSEKPDIAIFSAGGSTSLEWAPKFAEVGTIVIDNSSAWRMDPTKKLVVPEINAKELRIDDRIIANPNCSTIQMVIALNKLRDRYGIKRIVVSTYQSVTGTGKAAVDQMMAERAGQPADMVYPHKIDLNILPHIDVFQPNGYTKEEMKMINETKKIFGDDSIQVTATTVRVPTIGGHSESVNVEFKQDFDLDEVRKILSETPGVVLQDDPANNVYPMPLTAHKRDEVFVGRLRRDESQPNTLNMWIVADNLRKGAATNAVQIAEYLVEHSLV; encoded by the coding sequence ATGAAACTAGCCGTTGTAGGAGCTACCGGATTGGTAGGCTCAGAAATCCTCGAAGTGCTGGATGAGCACAATTTCCCATTTGATGAATTACTCTTGGTAGCAAGTGAAAGGTCTGCCGGAAAGAAGATGACTTTCAAGGGTAAGGAATATACGGTGATGGGATTGAAACAGGCTGTTTCTGAGAAGCCGGACATCGCTATTTTTTCCGCTGGAGGAAGTACTTCTTTGGAGTGGGCGCCAAAATTTGCGGAGGTAGGTACCATCGTCATCGATAACTCTTCCGCCTGGAGAATGGATCCTACCAAAAAACTGGTTGTTCCCGAAATCAACGCCAAAGAACTCAGAATTGACGACAGGATCATAGCAAATCCCAACTGCTCCACCATACAGATGGTAATTGCTTTGAACAAACTGCGTGATAGATACGGTATTAAAAGAATCGTGGTTTCTACCTATCAATCTGTTACCGGTACAGGCAAAGCGGCCGTTGACCAGATGATGGCAGAAAGAGCAGGGCAGCCTGCCGACATGGTATATCCGCATAAAATTGATTTGAATATCCTTCCCCATATAGATGTATTCCAGCCTAATGGCTACACCAAAGAGGAGATGAAAATGATCAACGAAACCAAAAAGATTTTTGGGGATGACAGCATTCAGGTGACAGCCACAACAGTTAGGGTACCTACCATCGGGGGACATTCTGAATCCGTAAACGTGGAATTCAAACAGGACTTCGATCTGGATGAGGTCAGAAAGATCCTATCTGAAACCCCAGGGGTGGTCTTGCAGGATGATCCGGCCAACAATGTTTATCCAATGCCGCTTACTGCACACAAAAGAGATGAGGTTTTTGTAGGCAGGTTGAGAAGGGATGAATCTCAGCCCAATACCTTAAATATGTGGATAGTGGCAGATAACCTTAGAAAAGGTGCCGCTACCAATGCCGTGCAGATTGCGGAATATCTCGTAGAGCACAGTTTGGTGTAA
- a CDS encoding class I SAM-dependent methyltransferase, with translation MNIPRIYTEEVKQFVQDQLEWDPALLFMRLRDKVSFDLKLAIHQMEARRKAQKKLPNWSHNFDLFFPPGLSVEQSSSEDTAQFKSELVQGKSMIDLTGGFGVDTYYLARNFKEATYCEQNADLAEIFRYNMEVLGENKFKINQGDGIEFLAGTPENFDLIYVDPARRGEQNQKLYKLSDCEPDTVSHWPLLQSKARSVLVKASPMMDIKQSLQELPDIQQVWVVSVKNEVKEVLLLWEKDKKAEEITIHCVDLRPEGRQEFDFSFEKEATAESDFSEVKSYIIEPIAGILKAGAFKYFGQLYGLEKLHPNSHLYTSDSYSEGIPGRVFEVIKELHQPKKELKTLFPKGQINVIARNFALSPEEIKNKFKLKDGGNDFLICTKVGEKYRVFHCRKMP, from the coding sequence TTGAATATCCCGAGAATTTATACCGAAGAAGTCAAACAATTTGTGCAGGATCAACTGGAATGGGATCCTGCACTGCTTTTTATGCGGCTTCGGGACAAAGTCAGTTTTGACTTAAAACTTGCCATTCACCAAATGGAGGCCAGGCGCAAAGCCCAAAAAAAATTGCCCAACTGGTCGCATAATTTTGACCTTTTTTTTCCTCCCGGTCTTTCCGTGGAGCAGTCCTCCTCTGAAGACACTGCCCAATTCAAATCTGAGTTGGTACAGGGTAAAAGCATGATCGACCTGACAGGAGGTTTTGGGGTAGATACTTATTATCTTGCAAGGAATTTTAAAGAGGCGACCTATTGTGAGCAGAACGCAGATCTTGCTGAGATATTCCGATACAATATGGAGGTGTTGGGGGAAAATAAGTTTAAAATTAATCAAGGTGACGGGATTGAATTTCTTGCAGGAACCCCCGAGAATTTTGACCTCATTTATGTAGATCCCGCCCGAAGGGGAGAACAAAATCAAAAGCTTTACAAACTTTCGGACTGTGAGCCGGATACCGTTAGCCATTGGCCACTCCTGCAATCCAAAGCGCGATCGGTGTTGGTAAAAGCTTCCCCCATGATGGACATCAAGCAGTCCTTGCAGGAATTGCCCGACATCCAACAAGTTTGGGTGGTTTCTGTCAAAAATGAGGTAAAGGAAGTCTTGTTGCTATGGGAAAAAGACAAAAAAGCTGAAGAAATAACCATTCATTGTGTGGACCTAAGGCCGGAAGGAAGACAGGAATTTGATTTTTCTTTTGAAAAAGAGGCCACTGCGGAGAGCGACTTTTCAGAGGTTAAGTCTTATATTATTGAACCCATTGCCGGTATTTTAAAGGCAGGAGCTTTCAAGTATTTTGGACAGCTATATGGCTTGGAAAAATTGCATCCCAACAGTCACCTCTACACTTCGGACAGTTATTCTGAAGGGATTCCGGGCAGGGTTTTTGAAGTAATCAAGGAATTGCATCAGCCCAAAAAAGAACTTAAAACGCTATTTCCTAAAGGTCAGATAAACGTCATTGCCAGGAATTTTGCTCTTTCTCCTGAAGAGATCAAAAATAAATTCAAACTCAAAGATGGGGGAAATGATTTTTTGATCTGCACCAAAGTAGGGGAGAAATACCGGGTTTTTCATTGCCGAAAAATGCCTTAG
- a CDS encoding M1 family metallopeptidase produces the protein MKRILILFLTFLASIEGFAQIQKNWTWGGPIDPLQQKFQVMHYQLELELLPEKQEIHGKNKITFQAEEKLDTLRLNLIEEYKVLKVLMNGEEIAFDHHGDILDIYPIDCTCEEVEIYYGGKTPIAIRPPWTGGFTWEMDELGNHWMGLSSQNEGAKIFMPCLDHPSSEPLNGVDLIFTAPQPYFVASNGRLLSTKEQNGKIAYHWSTRYPINNYNINFTLGVFHQEATLFKSEDGKEIPMHVWVLQQNRGKALELLEVLRTSASTLEFYFGPYPFPDDKIAVVETPYLGMEHQTINAYGNNFQFEKIGNVTFDWLLHHELGHEWFGNKISVKDWADFWIHEGLTAYGDWLFYLKHGGEEAYHEKVASVKTNIRNLRPVVSPRNSNSDFAYHPEIYTKGAFIIHSLRYYIGDELFFPMLKAFVSDERFTYENLVVTSDFTGFVQDYTGIDLQGFFDLYLKTVRLPDVKVKKKGKKGYQVSVPNISFDLPVEFKTSHGYERHVLSSKPILVKSEGPIEVDPRGWYLLAKK, from the coding sequence ATGAAAAGAATACTCATCCTCTTCCTGACATTTCTCGCCTCCATAGAGGGCTTTGCCCAAATCCAAAAAAACTGGACCTGGGGAGGACCAATTGATCCATTGCAGCAAAAATTCCAGGTCATGCATTACCAATTGGAACTGGAACTCTTGCCCGAAAAGCAGGAAATACATGGGAAGAACAAAATCACTTTTCAGGCTGAAGAGAAGCTGGATACCCTAAGGCTTAATCTCATAGAGGAATATAAGGTTCTGAAAGTACTCATGAACGGGGAAGAAATTGCTTTTGACCATCATGGCGACATTTTGGATATTTATCCGATTGATTGTACCTGTGAGGAAGTGGAGATTTACTATGGGGGAAAAACGCCCATTGCCATCAGACCGCCCTGGACAGGAGGGTTTACCTGGGAAATGGATGAACTGGGCAACCATTGGATGGGATTATCTTCCCAAAATGAGGGAGCTAAAATATTTATGCCCTGTCTGGACCATCCTTCAAGTGAGCCTTTGAATGGTGTTGATTTAATATTTACGGCCCCTCAACCCTATTTTGTGGCTTCTAATGGCAGGCTGCTCAGTACCAAGGAGCAAAATGGAAAAATAGCTTATCACTGGAGCACCCGGTATCCCATAAATAATTACAACATCAATTTTACCTTGGGTGTTTTTCATCAAGAAGCCACGCTTTTTAAAAGTGAAGATGGTAAAGAAATCCCGATGCATGTCTGGGTACTACAGCAGAATCGTGGAAAAGCGCTGGAATTACTCGAAGTTTTAAGAACCTCAGCTTCCACGCTGGAATTTTATTTTGGGCCTTATCCTTTTCCTGATGACAAAATCGCAGTGGTGGAAACTCCTTACCTGGGCATGGAGCATCAGACCATCAATGCCTATGGGAATAATTTCCAATTTGAAAAAATAGGGAACGTGACCTTTGACTGGCTTCTACATCATGAATTGGGTCATGAATGGTTTGGCAACAAAATCTCTGTCAAAGACTGGGCTGATTTCTGGATTCATGAAGGCCTTACCGCTTATGGAGACTGGCTTTTTTACCTGAAGCATGGAGGAGAAGAGGCTTATCATGAAAAAGTAGCCTCTGTAAAAACAAATATCAGGAACCTCCGTCCGGTGGTATCCCCAAGAAACTCCAACTCAGATTTTGCCTACCATCCCGAGATTTATACCAAAGGGGCATTTATCATTCATTCCCTGCGGTACTACATTGGGGATGAACTGTTTTTTCCCATGCTGAAAGCCTTTGTCTCCGATGAAAGGTTCACCTATGAAAATCTTGTTGTGACCAGCGATTTTACCGGTTTTGTTCAGGATTATACCGGTATTGACCTACAGGGCTTTTTTGATCTTTACCTAAAGACTGTACGTCTTCCGGATGTGAAAGTGAAGAAAAAAGGAAAAAAAGGCTATCAAGTAAGTGTTCCGAACATTTCATTCGATCTTCCAGTTGAATTCAAGACCTCCCATGGATATGAGCGTCATGTCCTTTCCTCCAAGCCCATCCTGGTAAAGAGTGAAGGTCCCATTGAAGTGGACCCCAGAGGTTGGTATTTACTGGCGAAAAAATGA
- a CDS encoding glycerophosphodiester phosphodiesterase family protein: protein MIKKLCFLLLLGLFQLPVAAQSLRSLLAQEQTLIFIHRAALHPEIPENSLTGLKLAIEAGFHMLEIDVMESRDGVLYLLHDRTLGRTTDDEGNISDWDSRDLDQLRLKNTQETLPRFESFLDISRELGIYLMLDVKSAVLEKVINLVSEKNMLDRVVLLTFELERAIEAIGLDKKFLVSVLINSEDEFDEYLCKSADPYQLAVYLNKGAPLELFGRARQLGLPIITDVLGNIDEHAQEDQRVYREFLEKRKPGIIVTDYPQLLKEAIN from the coding sequence ATGATTAAAAAACTTTGCTTCTTGTTGCTTCTTGGTCTTTTTCAGTTACCTGTAGCTGCGCAGAGCCTGAGGTCTTTGCTTGCTCAAGAGCAGACGCTGATTTTTATCCATAGAGCTGCTCTGCATCCCGAAATCCCTGAAAATAGCCTGACCGGCCTAAAGTTGGCTATAGAAGCGGGTTTCCATATGTTGGAAATTGATGTCATGGAAAGCAGAGATGGCGTGTTATATCTTTTGCATGATAGGACTTTGGGAAGGACTACGGATGATGAGGGAAACATTTCGGATTGGGATAGCAGGGACTTGGATCAATTACGATTAAAAAATACCCAGGAGACCTTGCCCCGCTTTGAATCTTTTTTGGACATCTCCAGAGAGCTTGGGATTTATTTGATGCTGGATGTAAAAAGCGCAGTGTTGGAAAAAGTAATCAATTTGGTCTCCGAAAAAAACATGCTGGACAGGGTGGTTTTGTTGACTTTTGAGTTGGAAAGGGCGATAGAAGCCATTGGTTTGGACAAGAAGTTTCTGGTATCCGTGCTGATCAATTCAGAGGATGAATTTGATGAATACTTATGTAAAAGCGCTGACCCCTATCAATTGGCAGTTTACCTAAATAAAGGTGCTCCATTAGAACTCTTCGGAAGGGCAAGGCAGCTTGGTCTTCCTATCATTACAGATGTTTTGGGCAACATTGATGAACATGCCCAAGAAGATCAAAGGGTTTACAGGGAATTCCTTGAAAAAAGAAAGCCAGGCATAATAGTGACAGATTATCCTCAGCTTTTAAAAGAGGCAATAAACTGA
- a CDS encoding MFS transporter, with amino-acid sequence MTSRALIRLFLIVNYMVFAVLLNSVGAVILQVQRTFDVSKAEASVLEGFKDLPIAIFSFIVASLLPKIGLKRGMLAVLFLVAAICFIMPLTADQFWYFKMLFAAVGISFAVIKVSVFAMIGLVTSNTKEHSSLMSTIEGFFMVGVLLWNVFFSLFVNDADPTSRKWLNVYWYLGAMSLAAAFLLFMAKINESESKRENTHALDDFLEMLKLVIKPLVLVFAASAFLFVLIEQSFMTWTPSFYQDVLKVPASMGIQAGAVLAGALAVGRLLAGIILKRLHWLAFTLICTLMVGVCVVLTLPLTSNLPDASETITWFNAPFVVYLFPILGVFLAPIYPTINSVVLSALPKYMQSSMSGLIVVFSALGGTTGSIMTGHIFEAYGGTNAFYFSLLPIALLCLVLVLLNRQVKIS; translated from the coding sequence ATGACTTCAAGAGCATTGATCAGGCTTTTTTTGATTGTCAATTACATGGTTTTTGCCGTTTTGTTGAATTCGGTGGGCGCCGTAATCTTACAGGTGCAGCGTACCTTTGATGTAAGCAAAGCAGAAGCGTCGGTACTGGAAGGTTTCAAGGACCTTCCGATTGCTATTTTTTCCTTTATCGTTGCCTCCCTATTGCCCAAGATCGGTCTAAAAAGGGGAATGTTGGCAGTACTTTTTTTGGTTGCGGCCATCTGTTTTATCATGCCCCTGACGGCTGACCAATTCTGGTATTTCAAGATGCTGTTTGCGGCAGTGGGGATTTCGTTTGCAGTCATCAAGGTATCCGTGTTTGCGATGATCGGGCTGGTGACTTCCAATACCAAAGAGCACAGCAGCCTGATGAGTACCATTGAAGGTTTTTTTATGGTAGGAGTGCTTCTCTGGAATGTTTTCTTTTCATTGTTTGTCAATGATGCAGACCCTACTTCTAGGAAATGGTTGAATGTTTACTGGTATTTGGGAGCCATGAGCTTGGCCGCGGCCTTCTTGTTGTTTATGGCCAAGATTAACGAATCAGAGTCCAAAAGAGAAAACACCCATGCTCTGGATGATTTTCTGGAAATGCTAAAATTGGTAATCAAACCCCTGGTACTGGTTTTTGCGGCTTCTGCTTTTCTCTTTGTTCTGATAGAGCAAAGCTTTATGACCTGGACACCTTCTTTTTATCAGGATGTCCTGAAAGTTCCTGCGAGCATGGGGATCCAGGCTGGTGCCGTCTTGGCGGGTGCATTGGCCGTAGGTAGACTGCTGGCGGGCATTATTCTGAAGCGGTTGCACTGGCTTGCCTTTACTTTGATATGCACACTGATGGTGGGGGTTTGTGTTGTTTTGACTTTGCCGTTGACTTCCAATTTACCGGATGCTTCAGAGACAATTACTTGGTTCAATGCTCCTTTTGTCGTGTATTTGTTCCCTATTTTGGGGGTTTTCCTGGCGCCGATTTACCCTACCATCAATTCGGTAGTCTTGAGTGCTTTGCCAAAATACATGCAAAGTTCCATGTCCGGACTGATTGTGGTGTTTTCGGCATTAGGAGGTACCACAGGATCCATTATGACAGGCCATATCTTTGAAGCTTATGGAGGGACCAATGCCTTCTATTTCTCTTTGTTGCCCATAGCCCTGCTCTGCTTGGTTTTGGTATTGTTAAACAGACAGGTTAAAATATCATGA